A section of the Nakamurella deserti genome encodes:
- a CDS encoding Glu/Leu/Phe/Val family dehydrogenase produces the protein MTDALELVDDWGPEKIVVVSHRRTGMRGVLVIDNTARGVGKGGTRMAPTVTVAEVARLARVMTWKWAGVDLFFGGAKAGIVADPRAPDKEAVLRAFARALSNEVPREYVMGLDMGLTEDDAAIIQDELGDRGAAVGTPAHLGGVAYDQLGVTGFGIAEATDAAAGVLGFPLAGSRVSIQGFGAVGGAAASRFSELDAVIVAVSTSCGALVDPAGFEVDALLAARAEFGDDFVHHLGRPVHPVGTELTVDCEVLVPAAMQDVIDVDVAARVRARLVVEGANLPTTPKAQAVLAGREIVVVPDFLANAGGVVAAAYAMDARYSGFRPDTGAILGSISTRLRANTVTVLGDAVRRGLTPHEAGRQVAAERVRAAMASRGRLPVTAGH, from the coding sequence ATGACCGATGCACTGGAACTCGTCGACGACTGGGGTCCCGAGAAGATCGTCGTCGTGTCGCACCGCCGGACCGGCATGCGCGGCGTGCTCGTCATCGACAACACCGCCCGCGGCGTCGGCAAGGGCGGGACGCGGATGGCGCCCACGGTGACCGTCGCGGAGGTGGCGCGGCTGGCCCGGGTGATGACCTGGAAGTGGGCCGGGGTCGACCTGTTCTTCGGCGGCGCCAAGGCCGGCATCGTCGCCGACCCCCGTGCTCCCGACAAGGAGGCGGTCCTCCGGGCCTTCGCCCGGGCCCTGTCCAACGAGGTGCCACGCGAATACGTGATGGGCCTCGACATGGGACTCACCGAGGACGACGCGGCGATCATCCAGGACGAGCTGGGGGACCGCGGTGCCGCCGTCGGAACGCCGGCGCACCTGGGCGGAGTGGCCTACGACCAGCTGGGCGTGACCGGGTTCGGCATCGCCGAAGCCACCGACGCCGCGGCGGGCGTGCTGGGGTTCCCGCTGGCCGGCTCCCGCGTCTCCATCCAGGGTTTCGGCGCGGTGGGTGGTGCTGCGGCATCCCGGTTCTCAGAACTCGACGCCGTCATCGTGGCGGTGTCGACCTCGTGTGGTGCCCTCGTCGATCCCGCCGGGTTCGAGGTGGATGCCTTGCTGGCGGCGCGGGCGGAATTCGGTGACGACTTCGTCCATCACCTCGGACGACCCGTCCACCCCGTGGGTACCGAGTTGACCGTCGACTGCGAGGTGCTGGTGCCGGCGGCCATGCAGGACGTCATCGACGTCGACGTGGCCGCCCGCGTGCGGGCGCGACTGGTCGTCGAGGGGGCCAACCTGCCCACCACGCCGAAGGCCCAGGCCGTGCTCGCAGGACGTGAGATCGTAGTTGTGCCCGACTTTCTCGCGAACGCGGGAGGAGTGGTGGCCGCCGCCTACGCCATGGACGCCCGGTACTCCGGATTCCGGCCGGACACCGGGGCCATCCTGGGCTCCATCTCGACCCGGCTCCGGGCGAACACCGTCACGGTGCTCGGCGATGCCGTCCGTCGTGGTCTCACCCCGCACGAGGCCGGCCGCCAGGTGGCGGCCGAGCGGGTCCGGGCCGCGATGGCCAGCCGTGGTCGACTGCCGGTCACCGCAGGACACTGA
- a CDS encoding transporter substrate-binding domain-containing protein, giving the protein MSAHPTGRRLAALLSTAGLALALTACGGSTPSASTSSSGSWSAGSSSAVPTSSGSTVSAPSGSASATGGGSDSSLAALVPADLRSSTVAVFGDWAPEEYVENGEVKGWSVDLVKAMADRLGVDFHYEATGFDAIIPGLGNGRYAAAVASLGVTPERLQTVDFVPLQKEGTAFGWKAGSGLTVSAIEDACGRSVAVLTGAFEYQYLMDNNATVCGDSPMDIQQFKDQPSAELAVASGRVQLVAAGSGKLKYTAKQTGQLEVSDLLINAVYNGVGIPKGSEMGPAFEAALQSVIDDGTYARIRSEWGVTSQGDLTDAVLITEANPEG; this is encoded by the coding sequence ATGTCCGCTCACCCCACCGGTCGCCGCCTGGCGGCCCTCCTGTCCACCGCCGGTCTCGCGCTGGCCCTCACCGCCTGTGGCGGCTCGACGCCGTCGGCCTCGACCTCGTCGTCGGGCTCGTGGTCGGCCGGCTCGTCGTCGGCCGTGCCGACCTCCTCGGGCTCCACGGTCAGCGCCCCGTCGGGTTCCGCCTCGGCCACCGGCGGCGGCTCTGACAGCTCCCTGGCCGCGTTGGTTCCCGCCGACCTGCGCAGCTCCACGGTCGCCGTCTTCGGTGACTGGGCCCCCGAGGAGTACGTCGAGAACGGTGAGGTGAAGGGCTGGAGCGTCGACCTGGTCAAGGCCATGGCCGATCGCCTCGGCGTCGACTTCCACTACGAGGCGACAGGTTTCGACGCCATCATCCCGGGCCTGGGCAACGGTCGCTACGCCGCCGCGGTGGCCTCTCTCGGGGTGACCCCGGAGCGGCTGCAGACGGTCGATTTCGTGCCGCTGCAGAAGGAGGGGACCGCGTTCGGCTGGAAGGCCGGCAGCGGCCTGACGGTCTCGGCCATCGAGGACGCCTGCGGCAGGTCGGTGGCGGTGCTCACCGGCGCGTTCGAGTACCAGTACCTGATGGACAACAACGCCACGGTGTGCGGCGACTCCCCGATGGACATCCAACAGTTCAAGGACCAGCCGTCCGCAGAACTCGCCGTGGCGTCGGGGCGGGTCCAGTTGGTGGCCGCTGGCTCCGGCAAGCTCAAGTACACCGCGAAGCAGACCGGGCAGCTCGAGGTCTCAGACCTGCTGATCAACGCGGTCTACAACGGGGTCGGCATCCCGAAGGGCAGCGAGATGGGCCCGGCGTTCGAGGCTGCGCTGCAGTCGGTGATCGACGACGGGACCTACGCTCGGATCCGCAGTGAATGGGGCGTGACCAGCCAGGGCGACCTGACGGACGCCGTCCTCATCACCGAGGCGAACCCCGAGGGTTGA
- a CDS encoding SIS domain-containing protein → MTQQLEAVRPIGDLSPTFRADIDRAATVEIETQVSEFVAASITPSTRIIYLLGCGGSLFTFGPMRFILERSPIPAVAINADEMMLRNPADLGPDSVVIASSSNGGTPETARAVTFARAAGAPVLLVTQDPESLVAQQAEHIVLHKGVESKQILLGLIAFALLREQGVADDYDAVVAAFRSSSAAFEASVWETDALLRSIASECTTEKCVYVLGSGPLEGAAQTFAACYLQEMQNKHAVATGSGEFLHGAFEVVDGNVPVIVFMGEDATRPMGERVLRFLETYNRRNYVLDTSTLSLPGVDAAMRPLIGGFILSSCLIARLAQQFESFSGRPLTDRRYMWKVAY, encoded by the coding sequence ATGACGCAGCAACTCGAGGCCGTCCGCCCCATCGGTGATCTCTCGCCGACCTTCCGCGCCGACATCGACCGTGCCGCAACGGTTGAGATCGAGACCCAGGTCAGCGAGTTCGTCGCCGCCTCGATCACCCCGTCCACCCGGATCATCTACCTGCTCGGATGCGGTGGGTCGCTGTTCACCTTCGGCCCGATGCGCTTCATCCTGGAGCGCTCGCCGATCCCCGCGGTCGCCATCAACGCCGACGAGATGATGCTGCGCAACCCGGCCGACCTCGGCCCGGACAGCGTCGTCATCGCCAGCAGCAGCAACGGCGGCACTCCGGAGACGGCCCGAGCGGTCACCTTCGCCCGAGCCGCCGGCGCACCCGTCCTCCTCGTCACGCAGGACCCGGAGAGCCTGGTCGCCCAGCAGGCGGAGCACATCGTGCTGCACAAGGGTGTCGAATCCAAGCAGATCCTGCTCGGCCTCATCGCCTTCGCGCTGCTGCGCGAGCAGGGCGTGGCCGACGACTACGACGCGGTGGTCGCCGCATTCCGCTCGAGTTCGGCGGCGTTCGAGGCCTCCGTGTGGGAGACCGACGCGCTGCTGCGGTCCATCGCATCCGAGTGCACCACCGAGAAGTGCGTCTACGTCCTGGGTTCGGGTCCGCTCGAAGGGGCCGCGCAGACCTTCGCCGCCTGCTACCTCCAGGAGATGCAGAACAAGCACGCCGTCGCCACCGGGTCGGGGGAATTCCTGCACGGCGCCTTCGAGGTCGTCGACGGCAACGTCCCGGTCATCGTGTTCATGGGTGAGGACGCGACCCGTCCGATGGGTGAGCGCGTGCTGCGCTTCCTGGAGACCTACAACCGTCGCAACTACGTCCTGGACACCTCCACGCTGTCCCTGCCGGGCGTGGACGCCGCCATGCGGCCGCTGATCGGTGGCTTCATCCTGTCCAGCTGCCTGATCGCCCGGCTGGCGCAGCAGTTCGAGTCCTTCTCGGGACGCCCGCTGACCGACCGTCGCTACATGTGGAAAGTGGCCTACTGA
- a CDS encoding LysR substrate-binding domain-containing protein encodes MSTSHHLQTLEAVCRHASFAVAARELGYTPSAVSQQMLALERSTRLTLFERQPHGIRPTRVALDLVDAGRRVLSALDDFDRHVRDLAAGTTGRLRMGSFPTASVRVVPRALAAFARRHPRSEVQLTECEPDDAVTMVMDGRLDVALVYSYGLDPRTWPVGTGLHPLLTEELLLLQPIAREGDAVSGGGKVSLDGLAGARWISSHDGSAGARSFERLCATAGFAPEVVFRTNNYDVVRELVATGFGIAVIPMLGHRPDRRIDAVAVPGPASFRRVSVLHRDATDHPLLADAIGALTHSAARLAPGTDAAPT; translated from the coding sequence ATGTCCACGTCGCATCATCTGCAGACACTCGAGGCGGTCTGCCGGCACGCGTCGTTCGCGGTGGCCGCCCGGGAGCTGGGATACACGCCGTCGGCGGTGTCCCAACAGATGCTGGCACTCGAGCGGTCGACGCGACTGACCCTGTTCGAGCGGCAGCCGCACGGGATCCGGCCCACGAGGGTGGCCCTGGACCTGGTCGACGCCGGCCGACGGGTGCTGTCGGCCCTGGACGACTTCGACCGCCATGTCCGGGATCTCGCCGCCGGCACCACCGGACGGCTGCGGATGGGCAGCTTCCCCACCGCCAGCGTGCGGGTGGTCCCGCGGGCGCTCGCCGCCTTCGCCCGCCGTCACCCCCGTTCCGAGGTCCAGCTCACCGAGTGCGAACCCGACGACGCGGTGACGATGGTGATGGACGGCCGACTGGACGTCGCCCTCGTGTACTCGTACGGACTCGACCCGCGGACCTGGCCGGTCGGCACCGGACTCCACCCGCTGCTCACCGAGGAACTGCTGTTGCTGCAGCCGATCGCACGGGAGGGGGACGCGGTGTCCGGCGGCGGGAAGGTGTCGCTGGACGGCCTCGCGGGCGCGCGCTGGATCTCCAGCCACGACGGCTCCGCGGGCGCCCGGTCGTTCGAGCGGCTCTGCGCCACGGCGGGTTTCGCGCCCGAGGTGGTCTTCCGGACCAACAACTACGACGTCGTGCGGGAGCTGGTGGCGACCGGGTTCGGGATCGCGGTGATCCCGATGCTCGGACACCGGCCGGACCGCCGCATCGACGCGGTGGCGGTGCCCGGGCCGGCGTCGTTCCGCAGGGTGTCCGTGCTGCACCGGGACGCGACGGATCATCCACTGCTGGCCGACGCGATCGGTGCGCTCACTCACTCCGCGGCCCGGCTCGCCCCCGGCACGGATGCCGCCCCGACGTGA
- a CDS encoding PfkB family carbohydrate kinase, with the protein MHLVAVGDNITDCYPEQGVMFPGGNCVNVAVHSARAGAPTSYVGAVGTDERGTLLRDELTAESVDVSRLRTLPGETGYATVFHVDGDRHFGPFDRGVAEITLSEEDLRFIATHRIAHSSTAAQLTSQVPELAARVPVSFDFDVHTADAYCQDLIGSVTHAFFSASHLSESEALDLLAWACDRGASTALATRGSSGAVFSDGRTVLRQPAVASRVEDTLGAGDAFIGVVLAGLIRERPADEFLADAARASAAVCERFGAFGPARALPAALHFPRPSVHVS; encoded by the coding sequence ATGCACCTCGTCGCCGTCGGCGACAACATCACCGACTGCTACCCGGAGCAGGGCGTGATGTTCCCGGGGGGCAACTGCGTCAACGTGGCGGTGCACAGCGCGCGGGCCGGCGCCCCGACGTCCTACGTCGGGGCGGTCGGCACCGACGAACGGGGCACCCTGCTCCGTGACGAGCTGACCGCCGAGTCCGTCGACGTCTCCCGCCTCCGCACGCTGCCGGGCGAGACCGGCTACGCCACGGTCTTCCACGTCGACGGGGACCGGCACTTCGGCCCCTTCGACCGTGGCGTCGCCGAGATCACCTTGTCCGAGGAGGATCTCCGCTTCATCGCGACGCACCGGATCGCCCACTCCAGCACCGCCGCGCAGTTGACGTCGCAGGTGCCGGAACTGGCTGCGCGAGTGCCTGTCTCGTTCGATTTCGACGTCCACACCGCCGACGCGTACTGCCAGGACCTGATCGGGTCGGTCACCCACGCGTTCTTCTCGGCGTCGCACCTGTCCGAGTCGGAGGCGCTGGATCTGCTGGCCTGGGCCTGCGACCGCGGCGCCTCGACCGCCCTGGCCACCAGAGGCTCCTCGGGTGCGGTCTTCTCCGACGGCCGGACCGTGCTGCGGCAGCCGGCGGTCGCGTCCCGGGTCGAGGACACCCTCGGTGCGGGCGATGCGTTCATCGGTGTGGTACTCGCCGGGCTCATCCGGGAGCGCCCGGCGGATGAATTCCTCGCCGACGCCGCCAGGGCGTCCGCGGCGGTCTGTGAACGGTTCGGGGCCTTCGGTCCGGCCCGGGCGTTACCTGCAGCTCTGCACTTCCCCCGTCCGTCCGTGCACGTCTCCTGA
- a CDS encoding ATP-binding cassette domain-containing protein: MSTDSTHSVVPTVAGRPTRPAAGDVPLLRIENVNKSFGTHQVLFDVSLDVRSRQVQCVIGPSGSGKSTLLRCVNWLEVPDSGHIYLEGEPIGHCWRHDELRRMKSRELAVQRGRMGMVFQGFHLFPHRRVLDNITEGPVVVRGTDRRAAEAQARELLDRVGLAAKADAYPDQLSGGQQQRVAIARSLAMKPRLMLFDEPTSALDPELVGEVLDVMRSLADEGMTMVVVTHEMKFARDVADRVVFMDGGRIIESGSPAAVFGDPREERTRAFLSRVL; encoded by the coding sequence ATGTCCACCGACAGCACGCACTCCGTGGTCCCCACCGTGGCGGGCCGGCCGACCCGGCCGGCTGCGGGCGACGTCCCGCTGCTGCGCATCGAGAACGTGAACAAGAGCTTCGGCACGCACCAGGTGCTCTTCGACGTCTCCCTCGACGTGCGGTCCCGCCAGGTCCAGTGTGTGATCGGGCCCTCCGGATCGGGCAAGAGCACGCTGTTGCGGTGCGTGAACTGGCTTGAGGTGCCCGACTCCGGGCACATCTACCTCGAGGGCGAGCCCATCGGTCACTGTTGGCGCCACGACGAGCTCCGTCGGATGAAGTCGCGTGAGCTCGCGGTGCAGCGGGGGCGGATGGGGATGGTGTTCCAGGGGTTCCATCTGTTCCCGCACCGTAGGGTGCTCGACAACATCACCGAGGGCCCCGTCGTCGTCCGCGGCACCGACCGGCGCGCCGCCGAGGCCCAGGCCCGTGAACTCCTCGACCGGGTGGGCCTGGCCGCCAAGGCGGACGCCTACCCCGACCAGCTCTCCGGTGGCCAGCAGCAACGGGTCGCCATCGCGCGGTCGCTGGCGATGAAGCCACGCCTGATGCTCTTCGACGAGCCGACGTCGGCGCTGGATCCGGAGCTCGTGGGCGAGGTGCTCGACGTGATGCGCTCTCTCGCCGACGAGGGCATGACGATGGTCGTCGTGACCCACGAGATGAAGTTCGCCCGCGATGTCGCCGACCGGGTGGTGTTCATGGACGGTGGCCGGATCATCGAGTCCGGCAGTCCGGCCGCTGTGTTCGGCGACCCGCGCGAGGAGCGCACCCGCGCCTTCCTGTCGCGGGTGTTGTGA
- a CDS encoding FAD-binding and (Fe-S)-binding domain-containing protein translates to MTVLDRSVATSADVVAALHAAGCAEAFDDAGHRARFAADASNYRRVPAAVVFPRDRNEIIATVRVCRELGLPLTLRGAGTSTSGQAVGSGVVVDLSRHFHRVLAVDPVAGTATVEPGIVLDALQAALAPHGLLYGPDPSTHSRCTIGGMLGNNACGSHSLAWGRTADTVVELEVLTYRGTVLTVGQMTTAEIEVAVGEGGERGRLIGALAALARENLASLRTELGRFPRQVSGYALEHLLPEHRFDLAKALVGSEGTCAVILSATLRVVTPPPERVVVVLGYRDAVAAADAVPALLQHRMLALEGLDRSLTDIVTRASTRAVIDTLPAGSAWLFAELGGTAATLPALGAALTATALATDGCTGVELVADADRARSMWQIREDGAGLATRLPDGSEAWPGWEDAAVPPARLGAYLREFSALMARSGLEGAVYGHFGEGCLHVRIDFDFETAAGTAAFRAFVTEAAQLVAAHGGSLSGEHGDGQARSELLPLMYTPGMLALFRRFKTIWDPDEALNPGIITQPRPVDADLRISPDRKPPALKTLLPLTADGGDLAKASRRCVGVGKCRVTTPGAGVMCPSYQVTLDEQHSTRGRARMLYEMTQGEVITDGWRSTEVRDALDLCLSCKGCSVDCPVGVDVATYKSEFLHHHYRHRLRPASHYSMGWLPLASRVAARAPRLVNRATRSVLAPAIKRMAGIAAQREIPRFADGTFLDWFRHRSPAGSGERGPVMLWVDSFNNHFSPQVLQAGVAVLEDAGYRVRVPPGTQCCGLTWLTTGQLGVARRIAGRAVRSLAPAVAAGLPVVGLEPSCTAALRTDVAELLHDDSELGPSARSVAAATLTLAELLVSHSPGYTPPAVPQRSLSQTHCHQHATSGFTADTALLGAAGVDNTVLPSGCCGLAGNFGFERGHYDVSVAAGEQVLLPAVRAADPGTAVLADGFSCRTQIDQQTSRTAVHVAELLAAALPRPPAGSTGPGSSRAARAEEPP, encoded by the coding sequence GTGACCGTCCTCGACCGATCGGTCGCCACGTCCGCCGACGTGGTGGCGGCCCTGCACGCCGCCGGCTGCGCCGAGGCGTTCGACGACGCCGGCCACCGCGCCCGCTTCGCCGCCGACGCCTCGAACTACCGCCGGGTGCCGGCGGCCGTGGTCTTCCCGCGCGACCGGAACGAGATCATCGCCACCGTCCGGGTGTGTCGCGAGCTCGGCCTGCCCCTCACCCTCCGGGGCGCCGGTACCAGCACCTCGGGTCAGGCGGTGGGGTCGGGCGTGGTCGTCGACCTCTCGCGGCATTTCCACCGGGTGCTGGCGGTGGATCCCGTCGCCGGCACCGCCACCGTGGAACCCGGCATCGTGCTCGACGCCCTGCAGGCCGCCCTGGCGCCGCACGGCCTGCTCTACGGACCCGATCCGTCCACCCACAGCCGCTGCACGATCGGCGGGATGTTGGGCAACAACGCCTGCGGCTCGCATTCACTGGCGTGGGGGCGGACCGCGGACACGGTCGTCGAGTTGGAGGTGCTGACCTACCGCGGCACCGTGCTCACCGTCGGCCAGATGACCACCGCAGAGATCGAGGTCGCGGTGGGCGAGGGAGGCGAGCGGGGCCGGCTGATCGGGGCGCTGGCGGCGCTCGCGCGGGAGAACCTGGCGTCGCTGCGGACCGAGCTGGGGCGGTTCCCGCGGCAGGTGTCCGGCTACGCCCTGGAGCACCTGCTGCCCGAGCATCGTTTCGATCTGGCCAAGGCGTTGGTCGGGAGCGAGGGCACCTGTGCGGTGATCCTGTCCGCGACGCTGCGAGTCGTCACTCCGCCGCCCGAGCGGGTCGTCGTCGTGCTGGGGTACCGCGACGCCGTCGCCGCGGCGGACGCGGTCCCAGCGTTGCTGCAGCACCGGATGCTGGCGCTGGAGGGACTGGACCGGTCGCTGACCGACATCGTCACCCGGGCGTCCACGCGGGCCGTCATCGACACCCTGCCGGCGGGTAGCGCGTGGTTGTTCGCCGAGCTGGGCGGCACGGCGGCGACACTGCCGGCGCTCGGTGCGGCGCTGACCGCGACCGCCCTGGCCACCGACGGCTGCACCGGCGTGGAGCTCGTCGCCGACGCGGACCGGGCACGGTCGATGTGGCAGATCCGGGAGGACGGGGCAGGTCTGGCGACGCGTTTGCCCGACGGATCCGAGGCGTGGCCCGGTTGGGAGGACGCCGCGGTGCCGCCGGCCCGGCTCGGGGCCTACCTCCGCGAGTTCAGCGCGTTGATGGCACGTTCCGGACTCGAGGGAGCTGTGTACGGCCACTTCGGCGAAGGCTGCCTGCACGTCCGCATCGACTTCGACTTCGAGACCGCCGCCGGCACCGCGGCGTTCCGCGCCTTCGTCACCGAGGCTGCGCAGCTGGTGGCGGCGCACGGGGGGTCGCTCTCCGGCGAGCACGGTGACGGTCAGGCCCGCTCGGAGCTGCTGCCCCTGATGTACACCCCCGGCATGCTGGCGCTGTTCCGCCGGTTCAAGACCATCTGGGATCCGGACGAGGCCCTCAACCCCGGCATCATCACTCAGCCCCGGCCGGTGGACGCCGATCTGCGCATCAGCCCGGACCGGAAGCCGCCCGCCCTGAAGACCCTGCTACCGCTGACCGCAGACGGCGGAGACCTCGCGAAGGCGTCCCGTCGGTGCGTCGGCGTCGGCAAGTGCCGGGTGACCACGCCGGGAGCGGGCGTGATGTGCCCGAGCTACCAGGTGACGCTCGACGAGCAGCACTCCACGCGCGGCCGCGCCCGGATGCTCTACGAGATGACCCAGGGCGAGGTCATCACCGACGGCTGGCGATCCACCGAGGTCCGCGATGCCCTGGACCTGTGCCTGTCCTGCAAGGGCTGCAGCGTGGACTGCCCGGTCGGCGTCGACGTCGCCACCTACAAGTCGGAATTCCTCCACCACCACTACCGGCACCGGCTCCGACCGGCGTCGCACTACTCGATGGGCTGGCTGCCGCTGGCGTCCCGGGTGGCCGCCCGTGCCCCCCGGTTGGTCAACCGGGCCACCCGGTCGGTGCTGGCCCCGGCGATCAAGCGGATGGCCGGGATCGCGGCGCAACGGGAGATCCCGCGATTCGCCGACGGCACCTTCCTCGACTGGTTCCGTCACCGGAGCCCGGCCGGGTCGGGTGAACGCGGGCCGGTGATGCTCTGGGTGGACTCCTTCAACAACCACTTCTCGCCCCAGGTCCTGCAGGCCGGTGTCGCCGTTCTGGAGGACGCCGGCTACCGGGTCCGGGTCCCGCCCGGTACCCAGTGCTGTGGCCTCACCTGGCTCACCACCGGGCAGCTCGGCGTCGCCCGCCGGATCGCCGGTCGGGCCGTCCGGTCGCTGGCACCGGCGGTGGCTGCGGGCCTCCCGGTCGTCGGACTCGAACCCAGCTGCACCGCGGCCCTGCGCACCGACGTCGCGGAGCTGCTGCACGACGACAGCGAACTGGGGCCGTCGGCGCGTTCGGTGGCCGCGGCGACGCTGACCCTGGCCGAGCTGCTGGTGTCGCACTCACCGGGCTACACGCCCCCGGCCGTCCCGCAACGTTCGCTCAGTCAGACGCACTGTCACCAGCACGCCACCTCCGGCTTCACCGCCGACACCGCCCTGTTGGGCGCGGCGGGGGTCGACAACACGGTGCTGCCCTCCGGCTGCTGTGGACTGGCCGGGAACTTCGGGTTCGAGCGTGGCCACTACGACGTCTCGGTCGCCGCCGGCGAGCAGGTCCTGCTACCGGCGGTCCGTGCCGCCGACCCCGGGACCGCCGTACTGGCCGATGGATTCAGCTGCCGCACCCAGATCGACCAGCAGACCTCCCGCACCGCAGTGCACGTGGCCGAATTGCTCGCCGCGGCGCTGCCCCGGCCGCCGGCCGGATCGACCGGACCCGGCTCCTCGCGAGCCGCACGAGCAGAGGAACCACCATGA
- a CDS encoding amino acid ABC transporter permease: MTVTSPAAGQQTDPPQFRSAAGVHTIPVRHPWWWVGGAVVVVAIALFVRLLVSNENMRWGVFLDYLFDPEILDGLLKTLQLTALAMVIGLAIGVVLAMMRLSANPLFRGVSWLWIWFFRGVPPLVQMVFWFNLATLIPTTTVSIPFGPTIAEWDTNSLISSFTAAILGLALTESAYAAEMIRAGIQAVPRGQTEASLVIGMSRAQTMRRVVLPQALRIIIPPIGNDLISMLKFTSLVSVLATPDLLYSAQMIYSRNYQTIPLLLVATAWYLVLATVFTVVQQQIEKRLTSSHGSSVASTSRLRFLPSFKKG, encoded by the coding sequence ATGACCGTCACGTCGCCCGCTGCCGGGCAGCAGACCGATCCGCCGCAGTTCCGTAGCGCTGCCGGGGTGCACACCATCCCGGTGCGGCATCCGTGGTGGTGGGTCGGCGGCGCGGTCGTCGTCGTCGCCATCGCCCTGTTCGTCCGGTTGCTGGTGTCGAACGAGAACATGCGGTGGGGGGTCTTCCTCGACTACCTCTTCGATCCGGAGATCCTCGACGGTCTGCTCAAGACGTTGCAGCTGACCGCGCTGGCGATGGTGATCGGTCTGGCCATCGGCGTCGTGCTGGCGATGATGCGACTGTCGGCGAACCCGCTGTTCCGCGGCGTCAGCTGGCTCTGGATCTGGTTCTTCCGCGGGGTCCCGCCGCTGGTGCAGATGGTGTTCTGGTTCAACCTGGCCACCCTCATCCCCACCACCACGGTGTCGATCCCGTTCGGGCCGACGATCGCCGAGTGGGACACCAACTCGCTGATCTCCTCCTTCACCGCGGCGATCCTGGGGCTGGCGCTGACCGAGAGCGCTTACGCCGCCGAGATGATCCGCGCCGGCATCCAGGCGGTGCCGCGCGGCCAGACGGAGGCCAGCCTGGTGATCGGGATGTCCAGAGCGCAGACGATGCGGCGGGTGGTGCTGCCGCAGGCCCTGCGCATCATCATTCCGCCGATCGGCAACGACCTGATCTCGATGCTGAAGTTCACCTCGCTGGTGAGTGTGCTGGCCACGCCGGACCTGCTGTACAGCGCCCAGATGATCTACTCCCGCAACTACCAGACCATTCCACTGCTGCTCGTGGCGACGGCGTGGTACCTCGTGCTCGCCACCGTGTTCACCGTCGTCCAGCAGCAGATCGAGAAGCGGCTGACGTCGTCCCACGGCTCGTCCGTGGCGTCGACCTCGCGTCTGCGCTTCCTGCCGTCCTTCAAGAAGGGCTGA
- a CDS encoding ornithine cyclodeaminase family protein, giving the protein MLILSDGDIRAVLTPAAVIASQAAAYRLAADGTGPGGGHFHFTGPTEKDLVFAHGAVIPAGGAVFKTGVQVPANTGRGVATVQATVTVHDRTTGVPVALLNGATVTTLRTAGGLVAAAAALIGSGPVRLGIFGTGAQAGELARLAAAVLPLDATAVWSPSEAGRRRVATDSGWQRSGVTVASGPDQLTRDSTLIATCTSSAEPVLQGRWLGAGTTVLTMGSYAPDRREIDLPASMRADLTFVDGPGAERSVGPLVAAAESVRASPGAVGLVGTVIDGGPGRTADDQIVVFHSSGLGVQDAALALSAYTSAAAAGVGTHVEL; this is encoded by the coding sequence GTGCTGATCCTGTCCGACGGTGACATCCGGGCCGTACTGACGCCGGCGGCCGTCATCGCCTCGCAGGCCGCCGCCTACCGCCTCGCCGCGGACGGGACGGGGCCCGGCGGCGGCCACTTCCACTTCACCGGTCCGACCGAGAAGGATCTGGTCTTCGCGCACGGCGCTGTCATCCCGGCGGGTGGCGCCGTGTTCAAGACAGGGGTGCAGGTCCCGGCCAACACCGGCCGTGGCGTGGCCACCGTGCAGGCGACGGTGACCGTGCACGACCGCACGACCGGTGTGCCGGTCGCGTTGCTCAACGGCGCGACGGTGACCACTCTCCGGACCGCCGGGGGGCTGGTGGCCGCGGCTGCTGCCCTGATCGGGTCGGGACCGGTGCGACTCGGCATCTTCGGCACCGGCGCGCAGGCCGGTGAACTGGCCCGCCTGGCGGCGGCGGTGTTGCCCCTCGACGCCACCGCCGTGTGGAGCCCGTCGGAGGCGGGTCGACGCCGGGTGGCCACCGACAGTGGCTGGCAACGGTCGGGTGTCACCGTCGCATCCGGACCTGACCAACTCACCCGCGACAGCACGCTCATCGCGACCTGCACCTCCAGCGCCGAGCCGGTGCTGCAGGGCCGGTGGCTGGGTGCCGGAACGACCGTGCTGACCATGGGCTCCTACGCACCGGATCGACGGGAGATCGACCTCCCGGCCTCCATGCGGGCGGACCTGACGTTCGTCGACGGCCCCGGCGCGGAGCGTTCGGTCGGACCACTCGTCGCCGCGGCCGAGTCGGTCCGCGCGTCCCCGGGCGCGGTGGGCCTCGTCGGCACGGTGATCGACGGCGGTCCCGGCCGCACCGCGGACGATCAGATCGTGGTGTTCCACAGCTCCGGGCTCGGGGTGCAGGACGCCGCGCTGGCGCTGTCCGCCTACACTTCGGCGGCGGCCGCCGGTGTCGGTACCCACGTGGAGCTGTGA